The following are encoded in a window of Pseudomonas graminis genomic DNA:
- a CDS encoding DUF2937 family protein: MLRSYIRLVLFTAGLLIGVQIPGFISDYTKRVEAHMLEAQQSLRGYNETALRFFNGDVQALIQHYRTSDDPVFRTDADNISNLLTRNQTLDREWLALQGPWYARAWHVLTAADTNIRTETWNGYTWQVLLSPEVIGWGLLCALLFSLVIESIVVFIDWVFVGRHHVRPVGRDWR; this comes from the coding sequence TAGGCGTGCAGATTCCGGGGTTTATCAGCGACTACACCAAGCGCGTCGAAGCGCACATGCTGGAAGCTCAGCAGAGCCTGCGCGGCTACAACGAGACTGCCCTGCGGTTCTTCAATGGCGACGTGCAAGCGCTGATCCAGCATTACCGCACCAGCGATGACCCGGTGTTCCGCACCGACGCCGACAACATCAGTAACCTGCTCACCCGCAATCAGACACTCGACCGCGAATGGCTGGCCCTGCAAGGCCCGTGGTATGCCCGCGCCTGGCATGTGCTGACCGCTGCCGATACCAATATCCGCACTGAGACCTGGAATGGCTACACCTGGCAGGTGTTGTTGTCGCCGGAAGTCATCGGCTGGGGCCTGCTGTGCGCGCTGCTATTCTCGCTGGTCATCGAAAGCATTGTGGTGTTCATTGATTGGGTGTTTGTGGGTCGGCATCACGTGCGACCGGTGGGTCGCGACTGGCGCTGA
- a CDS encoding 5-oxoprolinase subunit PxpA, whose product MSRLLLNCDIGESYGAWTMGLDAEVMPYIDCANIACGFHAGDPSVMRKTVALALANNVTIGAHPAYQDLVGFGRRSMACSAQEIQDLLHYQIGALDGVCRAQGSHVSYVKPHGAMYNDMMANPTQLRAVIEAIARYNPELPLMLLAMRDNSAAQVIADEFGVTLWFEAFADRAYDSVGRLVSRNLPGAVHHDAEVIIAQAMTLSRGEALIASDGSELRLTPHTLCVHGDNASSIDAVQRIRQALNSADTGPSAL is encoded by the coding sequence TTGAGCCGCCTGTTATTGAATTGTGATATCGGCGAAAGCTACGGCGCCTGGACCATGGGTCTGGACGCCGAGGTCATGCCCTACATCGATTGCGCCAACATCGCCTGCGGCTTTCATGCCGGTGACCCGAGCGTCATGCGCAAGACCGTCGCGCTGGCGTTGGCCAACAATGTCACCATTGGCGCGCACCCGGCTTATCAGGATCTGGTGGGTTTCGGCCGTCGCTCGATGGCCTGTTCTGCGCAAGAGATTCAAGACCTGCTGCATTACCAGATCGGCGCACTCGACGGCGTTTGCCGCGCCCAGGGCAGTCACGTCAGCTACGTCAAACCCCACGGCGCGATGTACAACGACATGATGGCCAACCCGACCCAACTGCGCGCGGTCATCGAAGCCATCGCCCGTTACAACCCGGAACTGCCGCTGATGCTGCTGGCCATGCGCGACAACTCGGCGGCGCAGGTCATTGCCGATGAATTCGGCGTCACGCTGTGGTTCGAAGCCTTCGCCGATCGCGCGTACGACAGCGTAGGGCGTCTGGTCTCCCGCAATCTGCCGGGAGCTGTGCATCACGATGCAGAAGTCATCATCGCCCAGGCCATGACCTTGTCCCGAGGCGAAGCGTTGATTGCCAGCGATGGCAGCGAGCTGCGACTCACGCCCCACACCCTGTGCGTGCACGGCGACAACGCCAGCTCCATCGACGCGGTCCAGCGCATTCGTCAGGCGTTGAACAGCGCTGACACCGGACCGTCCGCCCTGTGA
- a CDS encoding 5-oxoprolinase subunit B family protein, producing the protein MNLRIEVVAIDCLMVRLFDAIDEANMPWMLAATLRLREGFAAHLIDLVPSYTTLMVHYDLLALSPTQARAIITEALTDLTPDATQNGRQHVLPVWYDLSVGPELSLLSGRSGLSVDEVIRRHSQREYQVFALGFAPGFAFMGLVEEVLAAPRIKTPRKRVAAGSVGIAERQTAAYPLESPGGWNILGRTPAKLFDREIDGYSLMQPGDTVRFAAVDHAEFIRLGGDDTPLEGLA; encoded by the coding sequence GTGAACCTGCGCATCGAAGTCGTCGCCATTGATTGCCTGATGGTCCGCCTGTTCGACGCCATCGACGAGGCCAACATGCCCTGGATGCTCGCCGCGACGTTGCGTCTGCGCGAGGGTTTCGCTGCGCATTTGATTGATCTGGTGCCGTCCTACACCACGCTGATGGTGCATTACGATCTGTTGGCGCTGAGTCCAACACAGGCTCGGGCAATCATTACCGAGGCGCTGACTGATCTCACACCCGACGCAACCCAAAACGGTCGGCAGCATGTGTTGCCGGTCTGGTACGACTTAAGCGTCGGGCCCGAGTTAAGCCTGTTGTCCGGGCGAAGCGGGTTGTCGGTGGACGAGGTGATTCGCCGCCACAGCCAGCGCGAGTATCAAGTCTTCGCGCTGGGTTTCGCACCGGGGTTCGCGTTCATGGGGCTGGTGGAAGAAGTCCTCGCCGCGCCGCGCATCAAGACCCCCCGCAAGCGCGTGGCGGCGGGAAGCGTCGGCATCGCCGAGCGGCAAACCGCGGCCTATCCGCTGGAGTCGCCCGGCGGCTGGAACATCCTCGGGCGCACCCCAGCCAAACTCTTTGATCGCGAAATCGACGGCTACAGCTTGATGCAGCCCGGCGATACCGTGCGGTTTGCCGCCGTTGATCACGCCGAGTTCATACGTCTCGGCGGCGACGACACGCCGCTGGAGGGCCTGGCATGA
- a CDS encoding biotin-dependent carboxyltransferase family protein: protein MSALTVKSSTPLCLLQDFGRFGVRHLGVTQGGALDWVSMSWANRLLNNPLNAAVIEVTLGGLTLLAQSDCCLALAGADLNAVLDDRPIAPGRSFFVRKGQQLRFTRPITGARAYLAAPGGFAAVDVLGSCATVAREGLGGLEGSGKALVEGDQLTYSGASFQLHALPDHLIPDVSDQRPLDVVLGAQIGQFSGLSLFDAFNSDWTLDSRADRMGMRLLGPELVYQGKPMISEGIPLGAIQVPPDGQPIILLNDRQTIGGYPRLGALTPMSLARLAQKLPGSVVRMRAVVQDVAHREQVGCLKTLHR from the coding sequence ATGAGCGCGTTGACGGTCAAAAGCAGCACGCCGCTGTGCCTGTTGCAGGACTTTGGACGGTTCGGCGTAAGGCACCTCGGCGTGACACAGGGCGGGGCGCTGGATTGGGTGTCGATGTCGTGGGCCAACAGGTTGCTGAATAACCCACTGAACGCTGCCGTTATCGAAGTGACCTTGGGCGGTCTGACGCTGCTGGCCCAATCCGACTGCTGCCTGGCGCTGGCCGGTGCGGATCTGAACGCCGTGCTCGACGACCGACCGATTGCGCCGGGGCGCAGCTTCTTCGTTCGCAAAGGCCAGCAGCTGCGTTTTACCCGGCCCATCACCGGTGCGCGGGCGTATCTCGCTGCGCCCGGCGGCTTCGCGGCGGTCGATGTGCTCGGCAGCTGTGCCACCGTCGCACGAGAAGGGCTGGGTGGGCTCGAAGGAAGCGGCAAAGCTTTGGTTGAAGGCGATCAACTGACTTATTCAGGGGCGTCGTTTCAGCTTCACGCGCTGCCCGATCATCTTATTCCCGACGTTTCCGATCAGCGTCCGCTGGACGTGGTGCTGGGTGCACAGATCGGCCAGTTCAGCGGCTTGAGCTTATTCGATGCGTTCAACAGCGACTGGACCCTCGACAGCCGCGCCGACCGCATGGGCATGCGCCTGCTGGGGCCGGAGCTGGTTTACCAGGGCAAGCCGATGATCTCGGAAGGCATCCCGCTCGGCGCGATTCAGGTCCCGCCGGATGGCCAGCCGATCATCCTGCTTAACGACCGCCAGACCATCGGCGGCTACCCAAGACTCGGCGCACTGACGCCGATGTCACTGGCCCGGCTGGCGCAAAAGCTGCCGGGGAGTGTGGTGCGGATGAGGGCAGTGGTGCAGGACGTGGCGCATCGGGAGCAGGTGGGGTGTTTGAAGACGCTACACAGGTAG
- a CDS encoding vWA domain-containing protein, producing the protein MLLNLFNEMRAAKVPVSLRELLDLINALKQRVTFADMDEFYYLSRTILVKDERHFDKFDRAFGAYFNGLEKLDDHLQALIPEDWLRKEFERSLTAEERAQIQSLGGLDKLIEEFKKRLEEQKERHAGGNKWIGTGGTSPFGSGGYNPEGIRVGDAGQRQGKAAKVWDQREYKNLDDGVELGTRNIKVALRRLRKFARQGAADELDIDGTIDHTARDAGLLNIQMRPERRNTIKLLLLFDIGGSMDAHVKICEELFSACKTEFKHMEYFYFHNFVYESVWKNNQRRTSERTATQDLLHKYGADYKVIFIGDAAMAPYEITQPGGSVEHWNEEAGYVWMQRFMAKFKKIIWINPYPKDAWAYTTSTNIVRDLIEDQMYPLTLRGLEEGMRYLAK; encoded by the coding sequence ATGTTGCTCAACCTGTTCAACGAAATGCGTGCGGCCAAAGTGCCGGTTTCGTTGCGTGAACTGCTCGACCTCATCAACGCGCTGAAGCAGCGCGTGACGTTCGCTGACATGGACGAGTTCTATTACCTGTCGCGCACGATTCTGGTGAAGGACGAGCGCCATTTCGACAAGTTTGACCGGGCGTTCGGCGCTTACTTCAATGGCCTGGAAAAGCTCGACGATCACCTGCAGGCACTGATCCCCGAAGACTGGCTGCGCAAGGAGTTCGAGCGCTCGCTGACCGCTGAAGAGCGCGCGCAGATCCAGTCCCTGGGTGGCCTGGACAAGCTGATCGAAGAATTCAAGAAGCGTCTGGAAGAGCAAAAGGAGCGCCACGCCGGTGGCAACAAATGGATCGGCACCGGCGGCACCAGCCCGTTCGGCTCAGGCGGTTATAACCCCGAAGGGATTCGAGTGGGCGACGCCGGCCAGCGTCAGGGCAAGGCGGCGAAGGTCTGGGACCAGCGCGAGTACAAGAACCTCGACGACGGGGTTGAACTGGGCACGCGCAACATCAAAGTGGCCCTGCGGCGCCTGCGCAAGTTCGCGCGCCAGGGTGCGGCGGACGAGCTGGACATCGACGGCACCATCGATCACACCGCCCGTGACGCCGGCCTGCTGAACATCCAGATGCGCCCGGAACGTCGCAACACCATCAAGCTGTTGCTGCTGTTCGACATCGGCGGCTCGATGGACGCCCACGTGAAGATCTGCGAAGAACTCTTTTCAGCCTGCAAGACGGAGTTCAAGCACATGGAGTACTTCTACTTCCATAACTTCGTCTACGAATCGGTGTGGAAGAACAACCAGCGCCGCACCTCCGAGCGCACCGCCACCCAGGACCTGCTGCATAAATACGGCGCCGACTACAAAGTGATCTTCATCGGCGACGCCGCCATGGCGCCCTACGAAATCACCCAACCGGGCGGCAGCGTCGAGCACTGGAACGAAGAAGCGGGCTACGTCTGGATGCAGCGGTTCATGGCCAAGTTCAAGAAAATCATCTGGATCAACCCGTACCCCAAAGACGCCTGGGCCTACACCACCTCCACCAACATCGTGCGCGACTTGATCGAAGATCAGATGTACCCGCTGACGTTGCGCGGGCTGGAGGAAGGGATGCGGTATTTGGCGAAATAG
- a CDS encoding AAA family ATPase, whose translation MKFEGTHAYVATDDLKLAVNAAITLERPLLVKGEPGTGKTMLAEQLAESFGARLITWHIKSTTKAHQGLYEYDAVSRLRDSQLGVDKVHDVRNYLKKGKLWEAFESEERVILLIDEIDKADIEFPNDLLQELDKMEFYVYEIDETIKAKKRPIIIITSNNEKELPDAFLRRCFFHYIAFPDRSTLQKIVDVHYPDIKKDLVSEALDVFFDVRKVPGLKKKPSTSELVDWLKLLMADNIGEAVLRERDPTKAIPPLAGALVKNEQDVHLLERLAFMSRRGNR comes from the coding sequence ATGAAATTCGAAGGCACCCACGCCTACGTCGCCACCGACGATCTGAAGCTTGCGGTCAATGCCGCCATCACCCTGGAGCGCCCGCTGCTGGTCAAGGGCGAGCCCGGCACCGGCAAGACCATGCTCGCCGAGCAACTGGCCGAGTCCTTCGGCGCGCGGCTGATCACCTGGCACATCAAATCGACCACCAAGGCGCACCAAGGCCTCTACGAGTACGACGCGGTCAGCCGCCTGCGCGACTCGCAACTGGGCGTCGACAAAGTCCACGACGTGCGCAATTACCTGAAGAAGGGCAAGCTCTGGGAAGCCTTTGAATCCGAAGAGCGGGTCATTCTGTTGATCGACGAGATCGACAAAGCAGACATCGAATTCCCCAACGACTTGCTGCAAGAACTCGACAAAATGGAGTTCTACGTTTACGAGATCGACGAGACGATCAAGGCGAAAAAGCGCCCGATCATCATCATTACCTCCAACAACGAAAAAGAGCTGCCGGATGCTTTTCTGCGCCGCTGCTTCTTTCACTACATCGCGTTTCCCGATCGCAGCACCCTGCAGAAGATCGTCGACGTGCATTACCCGGACATCAAAAAGGACCTGGTCAGCGAGGCGCTGGACGTGTTCTTCGACGTGCGCAAAGTCCCGGGCCTGAAGAAAAAACCATCGACTTCCGAGCTGGTGGACTGGCTCAAATTGCTGATGGCCGACAACATCGGCGAAGCGGTACTGCGCGAGCGCGACCCTACTAAAGCCATCCCGCCGCTGGCCGGTGCGCTGGTCAAGAACGAGCAGGACGTGCACCTGCTTGAGCGCTTGGCGTTCATGAGCCGTCGCGGCAATCGCTGA
- a CDS encoding DUF4160 domain-containing protein, whose amino-acid sequence MSTKYRFRDKYRIQLREKDHLPPHVHLTGGGLDVLICLQLVEPMLGHAPAAVLREALEWVRAHQTELLEEWKRWHP is encoded by the coding sequence ATGTCGACCAAATACAGATTCAGGGACAAGTACAGGATTCAACTGCGGGAAAAGGATCACCTGCCGCCCCACGTGCACCTCACCGGTGGCGGGCTGGATGTGTTGATCTGTCTGCAGTTGGTTGAACCCATGCTCGGCCACGCCCCGGCCGCCGTACTCAGGGAGGCGCTTGAATGGGTAAGGGCCCACCAAACAGAATTACTGGAGGAATGGAAACGATGGCATCCATGA
- a CDS encoding DUF2442 domain-containing protein: MKRPRLKTVEALAHQKLALTFINDVKYVLDLSGDIAAFPGLQPLKDPSVFKQAQIGDDGWTVEWAGPDIQIGADTLYLDAKAQAATDENTRIFIGWRARTGLPLALAAEALGVSTRSITRYTNGSEAAPRTLALACLGWDALQNQAENGVLLAEKRAAYGVDKPSGEGEA; encoded by the coding sequence ATGAAACGTCCACGCCTCAAGACCGTAGAGGCGTTGGCTCACCAAAAATTGGCGCTGACATTTATCAACGACGTGAAATATGTCCTCGACCTGAGCGGCGACATCGCTGCATTTCCGGGGCTGCAACCGCTCAAGGATCCGAGCGTGTTCAAGCAGGCTCAGATCGGCGACGACGGCTGGACCGTCGAGTGGGCGGGGCCCGACATCCAGATCGGCGCCGACACCCTTTACCTGGACGCCAAGGCGCAGGCTGCCACCGACGAAAACACGCGGATCTTCATCGGCTGGCGCGCGCGCACCGGGCTGCCGCTGGCCTTGGCGGCCGAGGCACTGGGGGTCAGCACGCGCAGCATCACCCGCTACACCAACGGCAGCGAGGCAGCACCGCGCACGTTGGCGCTGGCGTGCCTGGGATGGGATGCGTTGCAGAATCAGGCAGAAAACGGCGTGTTGCTGGCGGAAAAGCGTGCGGCTTATGGCGTTGATAAACCGAGCGGGGAAGGTGAGGCGTGA
- a CDS encoding DUF748 domain-containing protein encodes MKRRYSWPLWTIVGLVVLLIAVHIALPYVVRNYLNDKLADMGDYRGQLTDVDLALWRGAYRINGLKIVKVDGKVPVPLLDAPVIDLAVSWHSLWYDHAVVAEVAFVSPELNFVDGGPDKRQSQTGAGTDWRAQLDKLLPITLNELRIQDGKITFSNFNSTPKVKIDADNINASIYNLTNVEDKAGKRDARFEGKAMLLGHAPLESTATFDPFSLEDFDFKLRATGIQLKRLNDFASAYGKFDFNAGDGDVVVEAQATNGQLSGYIKPLLRNVDVFDWQQDVENQNKGFFRSIWEAVVGGGETVLKNQGKNQFATRVELSGSVHKQDINAFEAFLQILRNAFVKAFNTRYDSGKSEAK; translated from the coding sequence ATGAAACGTCGTTACAGCTGGCCGTTATGGACAATTGTTGGCCTGGTGGTGCTGCTCATCGCGGTGCATATCGCGCTGCCGTACGTGGTGCGCAATTATCTCAATGACAAGCTGGCAGACATGGGCGACTACCGCGGTCAGCTCACCGATGTGGACCTGGCCCTGTGGCGCGGGGCGTACCGGATCAACGGTCTGAAAATCGTCAAGGTCGACGGCAAGGTCCCGGTGCCGCTGCTGGATGCCCCGGTCATCGACCTCGCTGTCAGCTGGCATTCGCTCTGGTACGACCATGCCGTGGTCGCCGAGGTCGCGTTCGTCAGCCCCGAACTCAACTTCGTCGACGGTGGCCCGGACAAGCGCCAGTCCCAGACCGGTGCGGGCACTGACTGGCGCGCTCAGCTGGACAAGCTGCTGCCGATCACCCTCAACGAGCTGCGCATTCAGGACGGCAAGATTACCTTCAGCAATTTCAACTCGACGCCGAAAGTGAAAATCGATGCCGATAACATCAACGCCAGCATCTATAACCTGACCAACGTCGAAGACAAGGCCGGCAAGCGTGATGCCCGTTTCGAGGGCAAGGCCATGCTGCTGGGGCACGCGCCGCTGGAAAGCACTGCAACCTTCGACCCGTTCAGCCTGGAGGACTTTGACTTCAAGCTGCGCGCGACCGGTATCCAGCTCAAGCGCCTGAACGACTTCGCCTCGGCGTACGGTAAATTCGACTTCAACGCGGGCGACGGCGATGTGGTCGTCGAAGCGCAGGCCACCAATGGCCAGCTCAGCGGCTACATAAAGCCCCTGCTGCGTAACGTCGATGTATTCGACTGGCAACAGGATGTCGAGAATCAGAACAAAGGCTTCTTCCGCTCGATCTGGGAAGCCGTGGTCGGCGGCGGCGAAACGGTCCTCAAGAATCAAGGCAAGAACCAGTTCGCGACCCGCGTCGAACTTAGCGGCAGTGTTCACAAGCAGGACATCAATGCGTTCGAGGCGTTTTTGCAGATCCTGCGCAATGCCTTCGTGAAGGCGTTCAACACGCGCTATGACAGTGGCAAGAGCGAGGCGAAGTAA
- the cysK gene encoding cysteine synthase A → MSRIYADNAHSIGNTPLVQINRIAPRGVTILAKIEGRNPGYSVKCRIGANMIWDAESSGRLKPGMTIVEPTSGNTGIGLAFVAAARGYKLTLTMPASMSIERRKVLKALGAELVLTEPALGMKGSIAKAEELLASDPDTYFMPAQFENPANPAIHEKTTGPEIWNDTDGAIDVLVAGVGTGGTITGVSRYIKHAMGKPIISVAVEPMGSPIITQAMAGEEIKPSPHKIQGIGAGFIPKNLDLSIVDRVELVSDEEAKAMALRLMQEEGILCGISCGAAMHAAVRLAEKPEMQGKTIVVVLPDSGERYLSSMLFSDLFTERELTQ, encoded by the coding sequence ATGAGCCGTATTTACGCAGATAACGCCCATTCCATCGGCAACACGCCACTGGTGCAGATCAATCGAATCGCGCCGCGCGGGGTCACCATCCTGGCCAAGATCGAGGGGCGTAATCCCGGGTATTCCGTCAAATGCCGGATCGGCGCGAACATGATCTGGGACGCCGAAAGCAGCGGCAGACTCAAACCCGGCATGACCATCGTTGAACCGACGTCCGGCAATACCGGCATCGGCCTGGCATTTGTCGCCGCTGCCCGTGGTTACAAGCTGACCCTGACCATGCCGGCCTCCATGAGTATAGAGCGGCGCAAGGTGCTCAAGGCCCTTGGCGCCGAACTGGTCCTGACCGAGCCAGCGCTGGGGATGAAAGGCTCCATCGCCAAAGCCGAGGAGCTGCTTGCCAGTGATCCCGACACGTACTTCATGCCGGCGCAGTTCGAGAACCCGGCCAACCCGGCCATTCACGAGAAGACCACCGGGCCGGAAATCTGGAACGACACCGACGGCGCCATCGACGTGCTGGTCGCGGGCGTCGGCACTGGCGGCACGATCACCGGCGTCTCGCGCTACATCAAGCACGCCATGGGCAAGCCGATCATTTCGGTAGCGGTCGAGCCTATGGGCTCGCCGATCATCACCCAGGCAATGGCCGGCGAAGAGATAAAACCCAGCCCCCACAAGATTCAGGGCATTGGCGCGGGTTTCATCCCGAAAAACCTCGATCTCTCGATTGTCGACCGCGTCGAACTGGTCAGTGATGAAGAGGCCAAGGCCATGGCCCTGCGTCTGATGCAGGAGGAGGGGATTCTCTGCGGTATTTCTTGCGGCGCGGCCATGCACGCAGCGGTGCGCCTGGCCGAGAAGCCGGAAATGCAGGGCAAGACCATCGTAGTGGTGCTGCCGGATTCGGGTGAACGTTACCTGTCGAGCATGCTCTTCAGCGACCTGTTTACTGAACGCGAGCTGACCCAATAG
- a CDS encoding aspartyl/asparaginyl beta-hydroxylase domain-containing protein — translation MTLSFAVKAAILLLFVGSTLYVHLRGKARLPVLRQFVNHSALFAPYNALMYLFSSVPSKPYLDRSKFPELDVLRDNWETIRDEAMHLFDEGYIRAAAKDNDAGFGSFFKKGWKRFYLKWYDKPLPSAEALCPKTVELVSRIPNVKGAMFALLPGGSHLNPHRDPFAGSLRYHLGLSTPNSDDCRIFVDGQVYAWRDGDDVMFDETYVHWVKNETDVTRVILFCDIERPLSNRFMTAVNRRVSAFLGRATAPQNTDDERVGGINQAYAFSKRFSNSFSGKVKQFKRANPKAYRILRPVLAVLVLTLLGYWLFG, via the coding sequence ATGACCCTTTCTTTTGCTGTCAAAGCGGCGATTCTGCTGCTGTTTGTCGGCAGCACGCTGTACGTGCATCTGCGCGGCAAGGCGCGTTTGCCGGTATTGCGCCAGTTCGTGAATCACTCCGCGCTGTTCGCCCCCTACAACGCCTTGATGTACCTGTTCTCCAGCGTGCCGTCCAAGCCGTACCTGGACCGCAGCAAGTTTCCCGAGCTCGATGTGCTGCGCGACAACTGGGAAACCATTCGTGACGAAGCCATGCACCTGTTCGACGAAGGCTATATCCGTGCCGCCGCCAAGGACAACGACGCGGGTTTCGGGTCGTTCTTCAAGAAAGGCTGGAAGCGTTTTTACCTGAAGTGGTATGACAAACCGCTGCCATCGGCCGAGGCGTTGTGCCCCAAGACCGTCGAACTGGTCAGCCGTATTCCCAATGTCAAAGGCGCGATGTTCGCCCTGTTGCCCGGCGGCAGCCACCTGAATCCGCACCGCGACCCGTTCGCCGGCTCGCTGCGTTATCACCTGGGCTTGTCGACGCCGAACTCCGACGATTGCCGCATCTTCGTTGACGGTCAGGTGTACGCCTGGCGCGACGGTGACGACGTGATGTTCGACGAAACCTACGTGCACTGGGTCAAGAACGAAACCGACGTCACCCGCGTGATTCTGTTCTGCGACATCGAGCGGCCGCTGAGCAATCGCTTCATGACCGCCGTCAACCGTCGCGTCAGCGCATTTCTCGGTCGCGCCACCGCGCCGCAGAACACCGATGACGAGCGCGTCGGCGGGATCAATCAGGCTTATGCCTTCAGCAAGCGGTTCAGCAACAGCTTCAGCGGCAAGGTCAAGCAGTTCAAACGCGCCAACCCCAAGGCCTATCGCATCTTGCGTCCGGTGCTGGCAGTGCTCGTGCTGACGCTGCTGGGCTACTGGCTGTTCGGCTGA
- a CDS encoding glyoxalase: protein MAAVVAPTVAFAQSAAVAVAPQYDTTHVYVAPADVDRFVQSFTATFGGQSTPQVVVNVLPVPSSTTSQLIQTPVGTVSLFGFKTPIPRPFGDERNGYLVQDMDLAIKEARQAGADVIVSDFPDPIGRDAVVQWPGGVNMQLYWHTKVPSYAPFQTIPENRVYVSNDRAAAFVKAFIAFSHGKVVSDEKKAPGIEIGRADATFHRIRIESPFGKMVVLATDGHLPYPFGHENTGYEVGNLQDTLSKAKAAGVNVLVEPFTSAGRTAAVVEFPGGYVAEIHQTAAAG from the coding sequence ATGGCGGCCGTGGTTGCACCCACCGTTGCCTTTGCCCAGTCCGCCGCCGTGGCCGTTGCGCCGCAATACGACACCACCCATGTGTACGTGGCCCCAGCAGACGTGGACCGCTTCGTTCAGAGTTTTACCGCCACGTTTGGCGGACAGAGCACGCCGCAGGTGGTGGTCAACGTGTTGCCGGTGCCGAGCAGCACCACGTCCCAACTGATTCAGACCCCGGTCGGCACGGTTTCGCTGTTCGGTTTCAAGACCCCGATCCCGCGTCCATTTGGCGATGAGCGCAACGGCTATCTGGTCCAGGACATGGACCTGGCGATCAAAGAAGCGCGTCAGGCCGGCGCCGACGTCATCGTTTCGGACTTCCCGGACCCCATCGGTCGCGACGCCGTCGTGCAGTGGCCGGGTGGCGTGAACATGCAGCTTTACTGGCACACCAAAGTGCCGAGTTACGCGCCGTTCCAGACCATTCCCGAGAATCGCGTCTACGTGTCCAACGACCGGGCTGCCGCGTTCGTAAAAGCGTTTATCGCGTTCTCCCACGGCAAAGTTGTCAGCGACGAGAAGAAAGCGCCGGGCATCGAGATCGGTCGCGCCGATGCCACTTTCCACCGCATTCGCATCGAGTCCCCGTTCGGCAAGATGGTCGTGCTGGCCACCGACGGCCATCTGCCGTACCCGTTCGGCCACGAGAACACCGGCTATGAGGTTGGCAATCTGCAGGATACGTTGAGCAAAGCCAAGGCGGCTGGCGTGAACGTGCTCGTCGAGCCCTTTACCAGCGCAGGACGTACGGCGGCAGTTGTTGAGTTTCCGGGTGGCTACGTCGCTGAAATTCATCAGACCGCTGCGGCCGGTTGA